The following coding sequences are from one Chloroflexota bacterium window:
- a CDS encoding sugar ABC transporter permease: MAQQQIALGPRRAATHTSPALRRVLGRDWLLAWAMVGPVVLIVLALLIYPFVDAILLSFQERFIGKEGTWIGFANYVSFFNGVDKGFGKAALVTFIFTGGAILGKFIVGMAMALVLNQQVPARNIFRGIMFLPWAVPAVVSAYVWRFLFDTTGPINGMIAEYGLMDDYIYFFSDARIALPALILVTVWSGTPFWTMNLLAGLAAIPQELYEAAEIDGATTSQRFLYITMPSLQSVIAVTAMLSTIWTSANLTQIFVLTGGGPNYATTTLPLYAYLTAIPGHQLGAGAAISMMVVPFYMILVYFLTRRMLQQEA, translated from the coding sequence GTGGCGCAGCAGCAGATTGCGTTAGGGCCGAGACGTGCCGCGACGCACACATCCCCGGCGCTGCGCCGCGTCCTGGGGCGGGACTGGCTCCTGGCCTGGGCGATGGTCGGGCCGGTCGTGCTGATCGTCCTGGCGCTGCTGATCTATCCGTTTGTGGACGCCATCCTGCTGAGCTTCCAGGAGCGGTTCATCGGGAAGGAAGGCACGTGGATCGGCTTCGCCAACTACGTCTCGTTCTTCAACGGCGTCGATAAGGGCTTCGGCAAGGCCGCGCTCGTGACATTCATCTTCACCGGCGGGGCCATTCTGGGAAAGTTCATCGTCGGCATGGCGATGGCCCTGGTGCTCAACCAGCAGGTGCCGGCCCGAAACATCTTCCGGGGCATCATGTTCCTGCCGTGGGCCGTCCCAGCCGTCGTGTCGGCGTACGTCTGGCGGTTCCTGTTCGACACCACCGGGCCGATCAACGGCATGATCGCCGAATACGGCCTGATGGACGACTACATCTACTTCTTCAGCGATGCCCGTATCGCGCTGCCGGCGCTGATTCTGGTGACGGTCTGGTCAGGGACGCCGTTTTGGACGATGAACCTGCTGGCCGGCCTCGCCGCGATCCCGCAGGAGCTGTACGAGGCGGCCGAGATCGACGGCGCGACCACCTCGCAACGGTTCCTGTACATCACGATGCCCAGCCTGCAATCCGTCATCGCCGTCACGGCGATGCTCTCGACGATCTGGACCTCGGCCAACCTGACCCAGATCTTCGTGCTGACGGGCGGCGGCCCGAACTACGCCACGACCACGCTGCCGCTGTACGCCTATCTCACCGCGATCCCCGGCCACCAGCTTGGGGCGGGCGCGGCGATCTCGATGATGGTAGTGCCGTTCTACATGATCCTGGTCTACTTTCTGACCCGGCGCATGTTGCAGCAGGAGGCGTAG
- a CDS encoding SH3 domain-containing protein: MAAEGRKCPYCGMEMGADQRSCPDCSNPYPFDDAPAEAAAVGPFRPQRSDPTHGPAGPQGAGPAATAQLPTPGPAGGRAGGVMELVAKNRTALVLVGVLVLIVIVAYVLFSVVMAYFGERRPDPSTATPVAGPVLVPTLSLSPVVGASPSPGTGTVISPVASPSPGAAGVRMKIANTEGQGANMRQRPSATAPVLRTLAEGTVVEVIGNETNADGRNWRNVRDGNSTGWVASELLARE; this comes from the coding sequence GTGGCTGCTGAAGGTCGCAAGTGCCCCTACTGTGGCATGGAGATGGGCGCCGATCAGCGGAGTTGCCCGGACTGCAGCAACCCCTACCCGTTCGACGACGCGCCGGCCGAGGCCGCCGCGGTCGGACCGTTCCGACCGCAGCGCTCCGATCCGACGCATGGCCCGGCCGGCCCACAGGGCGCGGGTCCGGCCGCGACGGCCCAGTTGCCGACGCCCGGCCCGGCTGGTGGCCGAGCGGGCGGCGTCATGGAGCTGGTGGCGAAGAATCGTACCGCCCTCGTGCTGGTCGGCGTCCTGGTGTTGATCGTCATCGTGGCGTACGTGCTGTTCAGCGTCGTGATGGCCTACTTCGGCGAGCGCCGTCCCGATCCGTCCACGGCCACGCCCGTCGCCGGCCCGGTCCTCGTGCCGACGCTCTCGCTGTCGCCGGTCGTGGGGGCATCGCCGTCGCCCGGGACGGGGACGGTCATCTCGCCGGTGGCCTCGCCATCGCCGGGCGCGGCAGGCGTGCGGATGAAGATCGCCAACACCGAGGGCCAGGGCGCGAACATGCGGCAGCGGCCCTCCGCGACGGCCCCCGTGCTGCGGACGCTGGCTGAGGGGACCGTTGTCGAGGTGATCGGCAACGAGACGAACGCCGACGGCCGCAACTGGCGCAACGTGCGCGACGGCAACTCGACGGGCTGGGTCGCGTCGGAGCTGCTGGCGCGGGAGTAG
- a CDS encoding HIT domain-containing protein — protein sequence MDRLYTPWRMNYVGGEKPRGCIFCAKPAEEQDEKNLILGRSEHAYALLNLYPYNSGHLMVVPYQHTGDLAGLPSAVATDVMALTQRAVAAVTAEYHPQGFNVGLNLGEVAGGSISAHLHVHVVPRWGGDTNFMPVTADTKVLPETLDRTWERLRPHFETRPG from the coding sequence ATGGATCGCCTCTACACGCCCTGGCGCATGAACTACGTGGGCGGCGAGAAGCCGCGGGGCTGCATCTTCTGCGCGAAGCCGGCCGAGGAGCAGGACGAGAAGAACCTGATCCTCGGCCGGTCCGAGCACGCCTACGCGCTGCTGAACCTGTACCCGTATAACTCCGGACACCTGATGGTCGTGCCGTACCAGCACACCGGCGACCTTGCCGGCCTGCCGAGCGCGGTCGCCACCGACGTGATGGCGCTGACCCAGCGGGCCGTCGCAGCCGTCACGGCGGAGTACCACCCGCAGGGGTTCAACGTCGGGCTGAACCTCGGCGAGGTGGCCGGCGGCAGCATCTCGGCGCATCTGCACGTGCACGTCGTGCCGCGCTGGGGCGGTGATACCAACTTCATGCCGGTGACGGCGGATACCAAGGTGCTGCCCGAGACGCTCGACAGGACGTGGGAGCGGCTGCGCCCGCACTTCGAGACCAGGCCGGGCTAG
- a CDS encoding ABC transporter permease, which produces MADARPLVAAGSASPAPVPAPSRVSDGTGRRLRQVWRLKGMVIGLVIVLFVVFLAIAAPLIAPQNPYVGRTLDRLLSPFWIEGSDAKFVLGTDALGRDVLSRLIFGARVSITVAILAVIGASTIGVILGLLAGYYGRLTDWLISTAVNIMLSFPFVLLALAVIAVIGPGKWVLPAVPWLDGALIGVLAITGWPVYTRVIRAQTLSLREREFIAAGRVIGAGDLRLIARHILPNVVNLLVVIMSLQVAQMIILESFLSYLGLGVQAPIPSWGSMLGDGRLYMFDKWWMATIPGLAIFLTTLAINLVGDGLRDLLDPYSRTNV; this is translated from the coding sequence GTGGCTGACGCTCGACCGCTCGTCGCCGCGGGCTCCGCCTCGCCTGCCCCGGTCCCGGCTCCCAGCCGCGTGTCGGACGGTACGGGACGCCGACTGCGCCAGGTCTGGCGGCTGAAGGGCATGGTGATCGGCCTCGTCATCGTGCTGTTCGTCGTCTTCCTGGCCATCGCCGCGCCGCTCATCGCGCCACAGAACCCGTACGTGGGGCGGACGCTCGACCGCTTGCTCTCGCCGTTCTGGATCGAGGGCAGTGATGCGAAGTTCGTGCTGGGCACGGACGCGCTCGGTCGGGACGTCCTGAGCCGGCTGATCTTCGGGGCGCGCGTCTCGATCACGGTCGCGATCCTCGCCGTCATCGGGGCGTCGACCATCGGCGTGATCCTCGGGCTGCTCGCCGGCTACTACGGCCGCCTCACAGACTGGCTGATCTCGACGGCCGTCAACATCATGCTCTCGTTTCCGTTTGTGCTGCTGGCCCTGGCGGTGATCGCCGTGATCGGGCCGGGCAAGTGGGTGTTGCCAGCCGTCCCCTGGCTGGACGGCGCGCTGATCGGCGTGCTGGCCATCACGGGCTGGCCGGTCTACACCCGGGTGATCCGCGCTCAGACCCTGAGCCTGCGGGAGCGTGAGTTCATCGCGGCGGGGCGGGTCATCGGCGCGGGAGATCTGCGCCTGATCGCCCGGCACATCCTGCCGAACGTCGTCAACCTGCTGGTGGTGATTATGAGCCTGCAGGTGGCGCAGATGATCATCCTCGAATCGTTCCTGAGCTACCTCGGCCTGGGAGTCCAGGCGCCGATCCCGTCCTGGGGCAGCATGCTGGGCGACGGCCGCCTGTACATGTTCGACAAGTGGTGGATGGCGACGATCCCCGGCCTGGCGATCTTCCTGACGACGCTGGCGATCAACCTGGTCGGAGATGGCCTGCGCGACCTGCTGGATCCGTACTCGCGGACGAACGTCTAG
- a CDS encoding iron-sulfur cluster assembly accessory protein: MISITEMASEKVKELLASEDREGQALRVFVRGMSCSGPAYGMALDDSTRPDDTIAELFGIKIVVDPASAQYVEGAEIDYVDSLMGKGFTINNPNAAPAGGGGCGGGCSCAAGPG, encoded by the coding sequence ATGATCTCGATCACTGAGATGGCGTCGGAGAAGGTCAAGGAGTTGCTGGCAAGCGAGGACCGCGAGGGCCAGGCGCTTCGGGTCTTCGTCCGGGGCATGTCCTGCTCCGGCCCCGCCTACGGCATGGCGCTCGACGACAGCACGCGCCCGGACGACACCATCGCCGAGTTGTTCGGCATCAAGATCGTCGTCGACCCGGCCAGCGCCCAGTACGTCGAAGGCGCTGAGATCGACTACGTCGACAGCCTGATGGGCAAGGGTTTCACCATCAACAACCCGAACGCCGCCCCGGCTGGCGGCGGCGGTTGCGGCGGCGGCTGCTCGTGCGCCGCCGGCCCGGGCTGA
- a CDS encoding DUF1810 domain-containing protein: MADPFDLQRFVKAQDQDGTYNVALAELRQGAKRSHWIWYIFPQMVGLGTSHNSTFYGITSLDEARAYLAHPVLGPRLRECAQVVASTEGRSAEQIFGGGDAGKLRSSMTLFLRAAPEETTFRHVLDKYFHGKADANTDALL; encoded by the coding sequence ATGGCCGATCCCTTCGATCTCCAGCGATTCGTCAAGGCGCAAGATCAGGACGGAACGTACAACGTCGCGCTCGCCGAACTGCGTCAGGGAGCGAAGCGCAGCCACTGGATCTGGTACATCTTTCCGCAGATGGTCGGACTGGGCACGAGCCACAATTCGACGTTTTACGGCATCACGTCGCTGGACGAGGCCCGGGCATACCTCGCCCACCCGGTACTCGGGCCACGGCTGCGGGAGTGCGCGCAGGTCGTCGCGAGCACCGAGGGTCGCTCCGCGGAACAGATCTTCGGCGGCGGGGACGCTGGCAAGCTGCGCTCCTCGATGACCCTCTTCTTGCGGGCCGCCCCCGAGGAGACGACCTTTCGGCACGTCCTCGACAAGTACTTCCACGGGAAGGCAGACGCGAACACCGATGCGCTGCTCTAG
- a CDS encoding aspartate/glutamate racemase family protein produces the protein MTKTVGLVHAVIPAIEPIKAAFAQLAPDVKLVNILDEGLVTEIDRRGSLTPGLVRRLSTIVSLAEDAGAELVLLTCTAYSPVADDVQRQSDIPVLKIDELMVRDALSRATKIGVVATVPAGLKMQQQLIGQIAGELGKEVELDSVLKPEAFQALSAGRRDEHDAIVLAEVERLAQTNELVMLAQASMGHLASKVPASVTVPVLSSPTLAVSKVKEMLG, from the coding sequence GTGACGAAGACGGTCGGACTGGTTCACGCGGTGATCCCCGCGATCGAGCCGATCAAGGCGGCGTTCGCACAGCTTGCGCCGGACGTGAAGCTCGTCAACATTCTGGACGAGGGGTTGGTCACGGAGATCGACCGCCGTGGCAGCCTGACGCCGGGCCTGGTGCGCCGGCTGAGCACCATCGTGTCGCTGGCCGAGGACGCCGGCGCAGAACTGGTCCTGTTGACCTGCACCGCGTACTCGCCGGTCGCAGACGACGTACAGCGGCAGTCTGATATCCCGGTGCTGAAGATCGACGAGCTGATGGTGCGTGATGCGCTGAGCCGTGCCACGAAGATCGGCGTGGTGGCAACGGTGCCGGCCGGCCTGAAGATGCAGCAGCAACTGATCGGGCAGATCGCCGGCGAGCTGGGCAAGGAGGTCGAGCTTGACTCGGTGCTCAAGCCCGAAGCGTTTCAGGCGCTCTCAGCCGGTCGTCGCGACGAGCATGACGCCATCGTGCTGGCGGAAGTCGAGCGGCTGGCCCAGACCAACGAGCTGGTGATGCTGGCCCAGGCGTCGATGGGCCACCTCGCCAGCAAGGTGCCGGCCAGCGTGACGGTGCCCGTGCTGTCCAGCCCGACCCTCGCGGTTTCGAAGGTGAAGGAGATGCTCGGCTGA
- a CDS encoding sugar phosphate isomerase/epimerase: protein MTPQKLCYMSTTPEVNGPMVLAWHADLDTVIPGVKSLGYTGLELQTRNPDEFDHVAVKRKIENAGLEIVAISTGPIGIEDGLYICHKDADGRKKAIERYKKVLDLAGEWGVDSSIGGFRGRASMMGSRADALAHFRDTVADFATYARSKGRKIVLEPQCRINTDFLMTMQETVDFIQSLEKDGIDNLVLEADMFHQALEEKSIVAAMVTARPYLAHVQLGDSNRLAPGQGFLPWRDIIEVLRALKYDSWLSMEFTQKPDSPTCAKQAIEFIRPLITW, encoded by the coding sequence ATGACACCGCAGAAGCTCTGCTACATGTCCACGACACCCGAGGTCAACGGGCCGATGGTGCTGGCGTGGCACGCCGACCTGGATACGGTCATCCCGGGCGTCAAGTCGCTCGGCTACACCGGCCTCGAGCTGCAGACCCGCAACCCGGACGAGTTCGACCACGTGGCGGTCAAGCGGAAGATCGAGAACGCCGGCCTGGAGATCGTGGCGATCAGCACCGGGCCAATCGGCATCGAGGATGGCCTCTACATCTGCCACAAGGACGCGGACGGCCGGAAGAAGGCCATCGAGCGCTACAAGAAGGTGCTCGATCTGGCCGGCGAGTGGGGCGTGGACTCGTCCATCGGCGGCTTTCGGGGCCGCGCGTCGATGATGGGCTCGCGGGCGGATGCGCTGGCCCACTTCCGCGACACCGTTGCCGACTTCGCGACCTACGCCAGGAGCAAGGGCCGCAAGATCGTGCTCGAGCCGCAGTGCCGGATCAACACCGACTTCCTGATGACGATGCAGGAGACGGTGGACTTCATCCAGTCGCTGGAGAAGGACGGCATCGACAATCTCGTGCTGGAGGCGGACATGTTCCACCAGGCGCTCGAAGAGAAGTCGATTGTCGCGGCGATGGTCACGGCACGGCCCTACCTCGCACACGTCCAGCTCGGCGACTCGAATCGGCTGGCGCCCGGGCAGGGCTTCCTGCCGTGGCGCGACATCATCGAGGTGCTGCGGGCGCTGAAGTACGACAGCTGGCTGTCGATGGAGTTCACCCAGAAGCCGGACAGCCCGACGTGCGCGAAGCAGGCGATCGAGTTCATCCGCCCGCTGATCACGTGGTAG
- a CDS encoding SDR family oxidoreductase has protein sequence MVTDAQSLAGKVALITGGSRGVGLAAATLLAQHGASVAILGQRAEHLRAAEAAVREADRSARVLGIGANVADLPAMERAVAETEAAFGGLDILINNAGIGRYGPVYGQPADDWRAVIETNVFGVFHATRAALPAIRRRGGGHIISVSSGAARQGIPNMSAYCTSKAALEGFMRALAAEIGDEPIKTTTVIPGSILTDFGIRTREDRIKSGQKYLEPEDVADAILFVLTQPARSWTQEVNVWPR, from the coding sequence ATGGTGACGGACGCGCAGTCGCTGGCTGGGAAGGTCGCCCTGATCACCGGCGGCAGTCGGGGCGTCGGGCTGGCCGCCGCGACGCTGCTGGCTCAGCACGGCGCGTCGGTGGCGATACTCGGGCAGCGGGCCGAGCATCTCCGCGCTGCCGAGGCCGCTGTCCGCGAAGCTGATCGCTCTGCGCGAGTACTCGGGATCGGGGCAAACGTGGCCGACCTGCCGGCGATGGAGCGGGCCGTCGCCGAAACCGAGGCGGCGTTCGGCGGCCTGGACATCCTGATCAACAACGCCGGGATCGGCCGGTACGGCCCCGTCTACGGCCAGCCCGCCGACGACTGGCGCGCCGTCATCGAGACGAACGTCTTCGGCGTGTTCCACGCCACGCGGGCGGCGCTGCCGGCCATCCGCCGGCGGGGGGGCGGCCACATCATCTCGGTGTCGTCGGGCGCGGCGCGGCAGGGCATCCCGAACATGTCGGCGTACTGCACCTCGAAGGCGGCGCTCGAGGGGTTCATGCGGGCGCTCGCGGCGGAGATCGGCGACGAGCCGATCAAGACCACCACCGTGATCCCCGGCAGCATCCTGACCGATTTCGGCATTCGGACCCGCGAGGATCGCATCAAGAGCGGTCAGAAGTACCTCGAACCCGAGGACGTGGCCGACGCGATCCTGTTCGTCCTGACGCAGCCTGCCCGCTCGTGGACGCAGGAAGTGAACGTCTGGCCGCGCTGA
- a CDS encoding ABC transporter permease has protein sequence MRQYVLGRLVQLVVVMIGISVITFCLTFVLGDPSAVLLPMDAPAETRALFRKEMGLDRPLYEQYAKFASGAIMGDFGESFVMKKSALSLVSERLPATYQLALAGLAFGLLVAVPLGVLAAYRRGSWIDNVCTMLAVAGQAIPIYWLGLMLMIVFAVQLRWLPASGYGEWSNFVLPTVSLGAFLAPITMRLVRSSMIDVLSQDYVRTARAKGLAGAAVLFGHAFKNAALPVIAVLGLQFGQLLGGAVVTETVFSWPGVASFTVSSIANGDYPVVQAAVVILAATICIVNLSVDVLIGYLDPRIRQ, from the coding sequence ATGCGACAATACGTCCTCGGCAGGCTCGTGCAGCTTGTCGTCGTGATGATCGGCATCTCCGTCATCACGTTCTGCCTGACCTTCGTGCTGGGCGATCCGTCGGCGGTGCTGCTGCCGATGGACGCGCCGGCTGAGACGCGCGCCCTGTTCCGCAAGGAGATGGGACTCGACCGTCCGCTGTACGAGCAGTACGCGAAGTTCGCGAGCGGCGCGATCATGGGCGACTTCGGCGAGTCGTTCGTGATGAAGAAGTCGGCGCTGTCGCTGGTGTCCGAGCGACTGCCGGCCACCTACCAGCTGGCGCTGGCTGGCCTGGCGTTCGGGCTGCTGGTGGCCGTGCCGCTCGGCGTCCTGGCGGCGTATCGGCGCGGCAGCTGGATCGACAACGTCTGCACGATGCTGGCAGTAGCAGGCCAGGCCATTCCGATCTACTGGCTCGGGCTGATGCTGATGATCGTCTTCGCCGTGCAGCTTCGCTGGCTGCCAGCATCAGGCTACGGCGAGTGGTCCAACTTTGTCCTGCCGACCGTGTCGCTCGGCGCTTTCCTGGCGCCGATCACGATGCGGCTGGTCCGCAGCAGCATGATCGACGTGCTCTCGCAGGACTACGTCCGCACAGCCAGGGCGAAGGGGCTGGCCGGGGCAGCGGTCCTCTTCGGGCACGCCTTCAAGAACGCCGCCCTGCCGGTGATCGCCGTGCTCGGGCTGCAGTTCGGGCAGCTGCTCGGCGGCGCGGTCGTGACCGAGACCGTCTTCTCCTGGCCGGGCGTCGCAAGTTTCACGGTCAGCTCGATAGCGAACGGCGACTACCCCGTCGTGCAGGCTGCCGTGGTGATCCTGGCCGCGACCATCTGCATCGTCAACCTCTCGGTGGACGTGCTGATCGGCTACCTGGACCCGAGGATCCGACAATGA
- a CDS encoding carbohydrate ABC transporter permease produces the protein MAVALRARGSSTGGRRKIGVGWIVATYVLLVFFTLWTLIPFFWMFIASIKTNKEIYQDFTIVPRQVFWGHYYDLFTGPYAIWMRNSTVVSTAATILSIILGSFGAYAITRLRFTGRRVIAIGLVFTYLLPASLLFIPLFQIVAGANLSNSIYGLMLVYPSFTLPFCTWMLMSYFRNIPLELEEAALIDGCGRLGVLFRIVLPLAAPALVVVCLFSFTNAWNEFLYALVFISSRDMQTVTVGLALMQGEDVFYWGKMMAGALLTAIPPVVMYTLAQRLVIQGLTMGGVKG, from the coding sequence ATGGCTGTTGCACTTCGGGCGCGCGGATCGAGCACCGGCGGACGTCGAAAGATCGGCGTCGGCTGGATCGTCGCCACCTACGTCTTGCTGGTGTTCTTCACGCTCTGGACGTTGATCCCGTTCTTCTGGATGTTCATCGCCTCCATCAAGACCAACAAGGAGATCTATCAGGACTTCACCATCGTGCCGCGACAGGTCTTCTGGGGCCACTACTACGACCTCTTCACTGGCCCCTATGCGATCTGGATGCGGAACAGCACCGTCGTGTCGACGGCGGCGACGATCCTGTCGATCATCCTGGGCTCGTTCGGAGCCTATGCGATCACACGCCTGCGCTTCACCGGCCGCCGCGTGATCGCTATCGGGCTGGTGTTCACCTATCTGCTGCCAGCGTCACTGCTGTTCATCCCGCTCTTTCAGATCGTCGCGGGAGCGAACCTCAGCAACTCGATCTACGGCCTGATGCTGGTCTATCCGAGCTTCACGCTCCCATTCTGCACCTGGATGTTGATGAGCTACTTCCGCAACATCCCCCTCGAGCTGGAGGAGGCTGCGCTCATCGACGGGTGCGGCCGGTTGGGCGTGTTGTTCCGGATCGTGTTGCCGCTGGCAGCCCCGGCGCTCGTCGTCGTGTGTCTGTTCTCGTTCACGAACGCCTGGAACGAGTTCCTGTACGCCCTGGTCTTCATCAGCTCGCGCGACATGCAGACGGTGACCGTGGGCCTGGCGCTGATGCAGGGCGAGGATGTGTTCTACTGGGGCAAGATGATGGCCGGCGCGCTGCTGACGGCGATCCCGCCGGTCGTGATGTACACGCTCGCGCAGCGGCTGGTCATTCAGGGCCTGACGATGGGCGGCGTCAAGGGTTAG
- a CDS encoding carbohydrate ABC transporter substrate-binding protein, with product MSGAALVAACSQPSTPSPAKPAESKPADAKPAAPAAAAQPTSAPAAAAKPADAKPAEAKPAAPPAAPAAAAPPPDPKVTSGVFNVWFSANWNTVTDEAVGNTFVDWGKANGGIKVEWQSIPGSPQLLAKQSAAVAAGQPPELSRDNLVYWHSQGEVGKLNDLVAKFKGQAGGMYDIAISSMTASDGSVIGAPYAIDVWPPQWRIDEIGAVNNGKFFETWDQLIELGPKAQKPPRTYTIAFALGHEGDHVNNFCSVIWGYGGRLADEKGKPDIVNPANKAGIETIKRMWDAKVIPPDSFAQTVTSWNNETYQKGRGLISINPATIMGWLLVNDKELAEKTGIAQNPAGPKGSFAEGGALAFNYFKKAKLADKAESAMEYFIQPPNLEKISKSVEGRFVPVYRDHTKTDFWEKSKFVEMKKIAENGRIREWPAAPQPWIPEITDAKYTLSDMLNKVLNENMKIEDAQEWAQKEMMDSYSKLVKQ from the coding sequence GTGAGCGGCGCCGCGCTCGTCGCGGCGTGCAGCCAGCCGTCCACCCCGTCGCCCGCGAAGCCTGCTGAGTCCAAGCCGGCGGACGCCAAGCCCGCGGCTCCAGCCGCCGCCGCGCAGCCGACCAGCGCACCGGCCGCCGCCGCCAAGCCGGCGGACGCCAAGCCGGCCGAGGCGAAGCCGGCAGCGCCGCCCGCGGCCCCGGCCGCCGCCGCGCCCCCACCCGACCCGAAGGTCACGTCCGGGGTGTTCAACGTCTGGTTCTCCGCGAACTGGAACACCGTCACGGATGAGGCGGTCGGGAACACGTTTGTGGACTGGGGCAAGGCGAATGGCGGCATCAAGGTCGAGTGGCAGTCGATCCCCGGCTCGCCGCAGTTGTTGGCGAAGCAGTCCGCCGCCGTCGCCGCCGGACAGCCGCCCGAGCTGAGCCGCGACAACCTTGTCTACTGGCACAGTCAGGGCGAAGTCGGGAAGCTGAACGACCTGGTCGCCAAGTTCAAGGGCCAGGCCGGCGGCATGTACGACATCGCTATCTCGTCGATGACGGCGAGTGACGGGTCGGTGATCGGCGCGCCGTACGCCATCGACGTCTGGCCGCCCCAGTGGCGCATCGACGAGATCGGCGCGGTCAACAACGGCAAGTTCTTCGAGACCTGGGACCAACTGATCGAGCTTGGCCCGAAGGCGCAGAAGCCGCCGCGCACCTACACCATCGCGTTCGCGCTCGGGCACGAGGGCGACCACGTCAACAACTTCTGTTCGGTGATCTGGGGCTATGGTGGACGGCTCGCCGACGAGAAGGGCAAGCCGGACATCGTCAACCCGGCGAACAAGGCGGGCATCGAGACGATCAAGCGCATGTGGGACGCGAAGGTCATTCCGCCCGACAGCTTCGCCCAGACGGTGACCTCGTGGAACAACGAGACGTACCAGAAGGGCCGTGGCCTGATCTCGATCAACCCCGCCACGATCATGGGCTGGCTGCTGGTGAACGATAAGGAGCTGGCCGAAAAGACCGGTATCGCCCAGAACCCGGCCGGCCCGAAGGGCTCGTTTGCCGAGGGCGGCGCGCTGGCGTTCAACTACTTCAAGAAGGCGAAGCTGGCTGACAAGGCCGAGTCCGCCATGGAGTACTTCATCCAGCCGCCGAACCTGGAGAAGATCTCGAAGTCGGTCGAAGGCCGGTTTGTGCCGGTCTACCGCGACCACACCAAGACCGACTTCTGGGAGAAGAGCAAGTTCGTCGAGATGAAGAAGATCGCGGAGAACGGCCGCATCCGAGAGTGGCCGGCCGCGCCGCAGCCGTGGATCCCCGAGATCACGGACGCGAAGTACACCCTCTCCGACATGCTCAACAAGGTGCTCAACGAGAACATGAAGATCGAGGACGCCCAGGAGTGGGCACAGAAGGAGATGATGGACTCGTACTCGAAGCTGGTGAAGCAGTAG